From Terriglobales bacterium:
GCCTTACTGGCGTTTCAGGATGCGGCCATGCCCACCCACATCCTGGCGGCAACCTCGGTAGGCAGCATCAACGCGGCTTCCTACGCCTCGCATTCATCTTCTTTAGTGGGGAACGCAGAGTCGCTCATCGAATCCTGGACGCAGGTCAGCCCACCCGCAATGGGAATAGACTGGTCGCGTTATATCCTGATGCTGGCGGGGCTGGTCGCCGCGACTGCAGGGTTCTTCAACGCACTCCGAGGCTGGCTGCAGGAGCACGGCACATTTCTGCACGGCAGCTATCCTGTGCTGACCTGGCTCTCCCTGATGCTGGCGGGAATTTCTGTCCTGCTGCTCTACGATCAGATGCCCTACTTTTTTTATGTAGTTTCCAATTTTCTGCACCGCGGACATTGGAAGCCCGACATGAAGAAAGCCCTGCGCTCGCTTTCCGCCAACCTTCTGGTATGGGGCTTCGTTTACATTTTCCTGAATTTTACTCATCTTCACTTTTATAGCCGCGTGGTGCAATTTGATTTGAGCAGCAGGGTCCTCGCCCTAGTGCTTGTATTGCTGTTTGTGGCGTTGTGGTTTGTCATGCGTGAACGGCTGAGCTTGCTCAGTCACAGGTTCCTGCGCATGCCGCTGCGCTCAGGGCTTTTCCCAAATTACGAGCGCACGACATTTCTGCGCGGACGCATTGCCGCCGATCGTCTGCGCGCTTCGCCGATCCGCGTAATCATGACCGCCACGGACCTCGACGCCGGCAGAGCAAACTATTTCAGCAATGCATCTCCGGAAGAATTAGCCGGCGATCCAAATGTGGCGCAAACTTTTGTACGCTCTGAGGTCGTACAACCCGATGACCTGCTGCAGGCGGTGATTGCTTCTTCGGCATTTACCATTGTTTATGAGGCGGTGCCCATGCTGGGCCGGCTGTGGACCGACGGTGGAGTGATTACCAATCAGCCGATTCGTCCGGCGGTGCGGTTGGGGGCTGATATTTTATTTTTGGTGATGGTCCAGCCGGCCAACGCACCCGACAAATCTGCTGTGAAAACATTTATGGATGCCGGGGTGCGCGCCATGGATATCCTGATGGCCCGGAACCTGAAAGCCGACTTGCGTTTGCTCGACTACATCAATCGCATGTGCGTCAACTATGCCACAGGTCTGAACCTGCGGCCGGAGGAGATTGAAATTGAAATGGCGGGCGCCCGCTTCAAGTACATCAAAGCATTCACCATCAGCCCGCGCCAGCCGTTGGCAGCCACCTCGCTTGATTTCGACGGAGAAATTACCTCTCCCACAATTCTTGAAGGCTATCGCGACGGCCAGGGTGCGATTACGGAGTTCCTGGATTATTTGGGTAATCTCACCACATTGCGTCCGCGTCACCTGGTCAAGCTGGTGACGGAAGAACTTGCCGAAAAACAGACAGCACGGTGATCACGAAATAACCATTAAGCCCGCTTCTTGTATTTCATCCCTACACTAACTCCAGCATCCCTTTTTCATCAATGACCTTCACGCCCAGCTCGCGTGCTTTATCCAACTTCGAGCCGGCGTCGGAGCCGGCGACCACGTAATCCGTCTTCTTGCTGACCGAGCCTGATACCTTTCCGCCTGCATCCTCGATCAGCTTTTTGGCCTCGTCGCGGCTATGTTTCGCCAAAGTGCCCGTCAGGACAAAGGTCTTGCCCGCCAGCTTGGTTCCGCGCTGCTTCTTTACGCCACGAAATTGCAGACCGGCATCTCCCAGGCGCTCTACCAGCTTGCGATTTCTTGGCTCCTGGAAAAATTCAATAATGGACTCCGAGATGCGCGGTCCGACTTCATTCACTTCTTCCAACTCTTCCGCGCTGGCCTTCATGAAGGCCTCCATGGAACCGAAATGCTCGGCCAGGAATTGGGCGGTGCGCTCGCCCACAAAGCGGATGCCGAGACCCAGAATCACACGCTCTAGTGGCAGCTTCTTGGAAGCCTCAATTTCATCGAGCACGTTTTGCGCCGACTTTTCGCCCATGCGCTCCAGTTTCAGCAAGTCGTCTTTGGTGAGTTGATAAATGTCGGCAACGTTCTTCACCAATCTGCGATCGGCGAGCTGATTGACCAGGGCATCGCCCATGCCTTCAATATTCATGACGGAGCGTGAGGCGAAGTGCAAAATGCTTTCGCGTATTTTCGCCGGACAACTGACGTTGACGCAGCGATGGTCGGCCTCACCCTCAACCCGCACCACTTTACCGCCGCACTCCGGGCAGCGCTCCGGCATGGAGAAGGTCTTTTTGCCACGAGGATGGTCTTTGTCATCCAGCACCCGCACAACTTTGGGGATTACGTCTCCGCCGCGCTCGACCATCACCCAGTCGCCAATCTTTACGCCCAGCCGCTCGATCTCGTCCTGATTGTGCAGTGTTGCCCGGGTGACGGTGGTGCCGCCGATGACAACGGGTGAGAGCGCTGCAACCGGAGTGAGCTTTCCAGTACGGCCCACCTGCACCAGAATGTCCTCGATTTTGGTGACGCCGGAGCGCGCAGCGTATTTGTACGCAATGGCCCAGCGTGGGGCCTTGCCCGTGAATCCCAACTCCTGCTGAATGGAAGTGCTGTCTACCTTGATGACGATGCCGTCAATCTCATAAGGCAAGGAGTCACGCTTCTGCTCCCACTTCTGGATAAAATCAAGCACCTCGTCCAGCGAGCCGGCCCGCGTCCAGTTGGGATTGACCTTGAATCCGGCAGCCGACAGCGCCTCTAGTGATTTAGCGTGGGAGTCAAAGAAGTAGTTTCCTTTCTGCAGGAGAAAGTAAGCATAAAAATCGAGGCGGCGCTGCGCCACGATGTTTGGTTCCAATTGCCTCAGAGTGCCGGCGGCAGCATTGCGCGGATTGGCAAATTTGGGAAGATTATTTTTTTCGCGCTCCTCGTTCATGCGCTCGAAAGACTTGAGGGGCATTAATACTTCGCCCCGCACTTCAAAATCCTGCGGGATACCGGCCTTCTTCAATGTTTTGGCATCAATGCTCAGTGGCACCGAGCGCATTGTGCGCACGTTGGATGTAATCTCTTCGCCTATGCTGCCGTCTCCGCGGCTGATGGCGCGCTCCAGCGTGCCGTTCTTGTACCAAAGCGCCAGCGACATGCCATCGAGTTTCAGCTCGCAGACAAAGGCGACTTTATTTTGCCCGCTGAGCTCATAGACACGGCGGCCCCAATCGCGCAGCTCTTCTTCGCTGTAGGCGTTGTCGAGCGAGAGCATGGGGCGCGAGTGTTCAGCTTTGGCGAATCCCTCGCGCGGCTTGCCGCCAACGCGTTGCGTGGGGGAATCGGATGTAATCAGCTCGGGATGCGCCGCTTCCAGACGCTTGAGTTCCTTCATCAGCAGGTCAAATTCGGCATCGCTGATTTCAGGGTTGTCGAGCACATAATAACGATGCTCGTGATAGCGGATTTTTTCACGCAGCGCCTCAATCTGCGGCGCTGCACCTTTGCCCGGTGGATTCTTCGCTCCTGCAGCCATGGCAGGATTATACTTTTCAATTGGATCCGCTCACACACCTCCTCACCGGCGCGTGCATGGGCCGCGCCGGATTGAACCGCAAGACGGCCCTGGCCACAATTACCCTGGCCATTTCAGCCGAGATCCCTGATGTAGATATCGCCGCCTTTGTGAAGGGGCCGGTTGTCGCATTTGCATGCCATCGCGGCTTCACCCACACGTTTTTGGGCGTCCCCTTTGATGCCGCCTTCACGCTGGGCACTGTGTATCTGTTCTGGCGTCTGTTCTCGCGCTGGAACAATCGCAGAAAACCTGTGCTTAAGGAACCCCATGAGCCCGATTCCCCACCCCCGCCTTGGCAGGTTCCGCGTTGGGGATTGCTTTTTATTTACGCCTGCATCGGCGCGCTGAGCCACATCCTGCTCGACTTTACCAACGCCTACGGCGTGAGGCCTTTTTCGCCGTTCTATGGCAAGTGGTATTCGTGGGACATTGTTTCTATCATCGAACCCCTGCTTTGGGCGGCACTGATTTTGGGGCTGGTTGTTCCCGCGCTTTTTGGCTTGATCAACGAAGAAATTGGCGCGCGCGGCAAACGCCGACAGCTTCGTGGACGCGCCGGCGCCATAGCAGCGCTGCTCTTTATGGTTGCGCTGTGGGCGGTGCGCGATTTTGAACATCGCCGTGCGCTGGGTTCGTTGGAAACTTTCTTGTACGAGGGTGCTCCACCGCTGCGCGTTTCCGCCTATCCCTACAGCATCAATCCGTTTCAGTGGCATGGCGTGGTGGAAACCAAAGACGCGTTCAAGCTCTTGCCCGTGGATTCGCTTACTGGCGAAGTGGATCCCCAGGGAACCGACAGCACTCGCTACAAGCCGGAAGAGACGCCAGTAACCCTGGCAGCTAAAAAATCTTATCTCGGCCGGGCCTTTCTAAGCTGGGCGCAGTATCCGATCACCGAGACCGAAGAACACACCGACCCGGCGCACGCGTACACAGTCCGCTTTATTGACCTCCGCTACGCGTATCCCGGCCTTACGAATACTCCATTGACCGGCACGGTTGACTTGGACCAGAAACTCAATGTAGTTCACGAATGTTTTGGGCAGAATTGCAAGTAACTTACTTGGTCACGGCCTGCGCGGCTGTGGCTTGCGGGCGTTCGATGCGCACGAGATGAAGCGTGATGGTGCCCCATCCCAGGCGGCCGCGCATCTGCACAGGAATGCGATCGGCGTCGTCGGAGTACCAGATCCAGATATGCCCTTTGCTTCTCTGCAGCGCGACGTTGGGCTCCGGCTGTACGCGCAGTGTGTTGAACGTGCCGGCATCGGTCTTGATCTGCTCGCGCGCTTCGACCCTCATTTCCAGATCTATGGTCTTGCCGCCATCGTTGATGGGGAAGGTGTAAGTCTTGCCTGGTTCCAGGGGCAGCGAGGCCACATAGAAAAGCCCGCTGAGCACGTCGGTAGAGCATGCCGGTATATCATTCTCCAGGTGTCTTTTCTCTCCCGTTTTGGGATTCAGTTCTTCCCAGACAGCTTTGCGGTGGCCATAATCGAACTGCAGCTTGCTATTGCGGCGGCGGGCGCCTTCTTCCGTGTTCTTGGTGATCTCCGCCGAGCAGAATGTTTTAGGGTCAAAGAGGGACTGGAAAGAATCGTGCACGTGGAAGAGCCGCGCCACAAAGCCGGTAGCATCCGCCGTAGCTTTCACGCGATACTGGCCAGATGGGTCTGGTTCTATGGTTAACGTCCCCAGTCCAGCGGAAAAAAGACGCCACTCCGCTTTGTAATAAAACGTGGTACCGAGCGGGAAGCGATATGTTCCCGGCGGAGGAGCAATGCGCGAAGCATTTTCCATAACAACTTCTTGCCGGGCCGGCTGCGGAGAGTTGCTCCTGGCTGGTTGTTGGGCATGGATTTGAGCAAGAAGGCTCAGAACCATTCCCGCCAGCAGGCCTGCGCAAGAAACAAAAATTTTCCGCCTAAGATCAGAAAACATGGGTTTCAAGTGGGCTTTATTGATTAAACCACACTATTTTGACGATAAGTGAAACTATCATGACCGCTGCACCCAAAAGGGAGTTGTACTCACGATGTTTAAGGTAAAGCTCGCGCGAAAATCCTGCATCTACCTTACTGGAATCGGAAACAGCCCCTTTCGACAACCGTGGAAACAAGCGAGGTACGCGCCGCGCGTAATCTTCATAGTCCGGAAACTGAGAGCGGAGGAATGCTTCTTCCGAACGGATCACAGGCACATAAATCACCAGAAAAAGCACGACCAGTATGACCACGATCCACAGACTTCGAGCTGCAACCGCAAACCCGGCAGCCATGATAATCGAGCCCAGGTAAAGCGGGTTGCGGGTATAGGCGTAAGGTCCAGTGCTCGTTACTTCGCGGTTTTTCTGCACGTGGCCTGAAGCCAGGGCGCGCAGCCACATTCCAGGCAGCGCGATGCACCCGCCGGCAATCAGCGACCACCACCTGGGGTGCGCCAGCCACCAATAAACGATGGCTAGCACGAATCCCAACGGGACCCGGATGCGGCGGGCAATTGCCGGCCATCCTGCGCTCACGGGAGGCCTCCCAGAAGCTTGCTGGCTGAAGAAAATACGTCTTCAACCGTAATCTGCAACAGGCCGCTCTCGGGCACAGAACGGCGCGCATGCGAGGTTTTGCTTTCAGCGCTGCGTAAAACAACGATGCGATTGCCGTTGGTGCCATGCGGGCCGTAGGGGCCATTGCGCACTGGATTGGTTGGTCCGTAAATGGCGACTACGGGAACATTCTGCGCCGCCGCCAGGTGCACTGGTCCAGTGTCGCCGCCAACAAAAAGCAGGGCGCGGCTTGTGAGTGCAATCAATTGGGCGAGCGAGCAAGAGATGGCTTTGGCCGCGCCTTCGCTCGCTGCTTCTATTTCGTGGGCCAGGGTCTCTTCTCCGGGACCGACGTTTGCAATTGTCGCCAGCCCGGATTGCTTGAACTGCTTTGCCAGTGCGCCGTAACGAGCCACGGGCCAGCATTTTGCTCCCCAGCCGGCGCCGGGGTTCATCATAACGAAATTGCCAATGCCGTTGCGGCGCAGCTCAGCCGCACACCAGGACTCGGCTTCCACATCGCGCGGGAAAGGAAACTCGATATGCAGATCGTTTCTACCGCTGATGCTTTCAGCCAACTGCATCCCTTGTTCAACCACGTGCGCCGCTGGAGTGCGAACGGCTTGCGTATAAAACAGATGGGCGAGCGATTCGCGAGGCTTGGCAAAGCCTATGCGCGTGCGCGCTCCGCTCAGACGTCCCAGGACTGCCGAACGAATAGCAGCCTGAAGATCAATGACAACGTCGTAGCCAATTTTTTTCAACTCGCCGATGACGGTTTTAATTTCCTTCCGCGTGGCTGCCGAGAGCGGAGAAGATCTCCATGCACGTGTGTTAACGCGATGCACTACATCTACCAGCGGCTGTGCCGGTGAACGGCCCTGGGACGACGCAGAAGGCGCCGAGATCAGATCGGTCCAGCGGTCTTCAATGACCCATCCGATAAGAGCAGAAGGAAAGGCCTGGCGCAGCGCTGCCACCGCCGGCAGGCTGTGAATGATGTCTCCCATCGCGCTCATGCGCGTGACGAGAATACGGTTCCATTGAGGTTGGGCACGCAAACGACTATTTTCGCAGAATCTCAGTGCTGGAGTGATTTTTTGGATCGCCTACAATTTCCACGCGTCCGCCACATTCAATGACCACGTCGCGTTCCGGGACAGTTTCTGCGGTGTAGTCGGTGCCCTTGGCGTGGATATCGGGACGAATCTCGCGGACCAACGCACGTACATCCGGCTCAGGAAAAATTACCACCGCATCCACATCGCTGAGCGCCGCCAATAGTTCGGCTCGCTCGTTTTCTGGTGTGTGCGGACGCCCCTGGCCCTTCAAAGCCCGCGCGGACGCATCGGAGTTCAGGCCAACAACAACTCTTGCGCGCCTTGCCAATTCTTTGGCGGCGTGCAAATAACGCACATGACCTACGTGCAGCAGATCGAAGCAACCGTTGGTGAGAACAATGCTATCGCCGGCTGCGCGCCATTCGGCCACCTGCTTGCTGATTTCCTGCCGGCTGAAAATTTTACTGTTACTCATGATTCTGTCTTCTGAATGGCTTCAAGCAGCTCTTGCCGTGAAACTGTGGCCGTGCCGCGCTTCATCACCACAATGCCACCGGCCACGTTGGCCAACCTTGCGGCTGATTCGGCATCAGCCCCGGCGGCCAGGGCCGCTGTAAAGACGGCAATCACGGTATCGCCGGCGCCGGTCACATCCGTTACTTGGTCGGAGCCGGAGATGGGGATCTCGACCGGTTTCTTGTCGCGGCTGAAAGCCACCATGCCGTCGCGACCGCGGGTGATGACCAGCGACTCCAGCTTCATGCGCTGCAACAAAGTTTTGCCGGCATTCATAAGTTCTGCGTTATCGGCGCCAATTTTCAGGGAGAGCGCCTCTTCCACTTCAGGCTCGTTGGGAGTAGCGGCGGTGATGCCGGTGTATTGCAACATGCGATAGCGGGAATCAAGGGTGATAGGCATGCTATCCAACGCTCCGCGCGAGCGTATGGCGTTCAGGATCTCAGGAGTGGCTGCGCCATAGCCGTAGTCGGAGATCAAAAATGCATCGGCGGCACGGGCATATTGCCGGCTGGCAAGAATCAACTCCCTCACGACATGGCGGTGCAGCGGTCCTTGTGGTTCGCGGTCCACGCGCACTACTTGCTGGCGGCTGGTGTGGGCCATGCCGGCCAGAATGCGGGTCTTGGTCACCGTGGTGTGGCCCTTGATCTTTTGAATTCCGCTGATGGGTATGCGCCGCTGGCGGAACTTCTGCAGCAGCAGGCGTCCGGGCTCATCGTCGCCTACAACGCCCACGGGCAGCACATTCACATCGAGTGCGGCGAGATTGTAGATGGCATTGGCCCCGCCGCCGGGCACAACCGTGCGCTCGCGGTGCTTGAGAATAAGCACCGGGGCCTCGCGCGAAACCCGGGAGATTTCCCCGAAGACAAATTCATCGGCCACTAAATCAGCCAGTACCGAAACCGTGACCCGGGGAAGGCCCTCCACAATCTTGGCCAGTGTGTTGGTGTGCTTATTGGTCATGTCGTAATCCTAAATTGTCTCACGGCGTGGCCTGGGGACGTGTGGCGATTGTTGTCAGCAAGGATTCCACGGCTGAATCTGCGTCCTGCAGTTCCATGCGAACCGGAACCGGGAAAACAGGGGCGAGCCGCTCGGCAAATGCTCCCAGATTGATAGCGTCTTTTTCGGTGGTGACAAAGCCCTGGACTTTTTTCTGGTCGCGCTGGCGCAGCAGGTGCTCGATATCTTTTGCGGTGTAAACATGATGATCGCGGAAGGCAATCGTGGCGGCCGGCTCCAGGCCGCTCTGCTGCAAGGCGCGGAAAAAATTGTTAGGACGGGCGATGCCGCAAAAGGCAATCTGTCCCGGCGGGGTCTCGCCAATGCGGATGCTGCGGTCTGCTTTCCACAAGAATTTGTCATGGGTTTCGATGCGGCCATCCAGCGCACGGTCCATCAGAACAATGGCGCTCGAGCGGTTGAGCGAACTGAGCGGCTCACGCAGACGTCCCATGGGGAAGAGCCGGTCTTTCAGGTCGCGTTCGGTCAGCAAGACGATATCGAAATCACGCACCAGCGCACGGTGTTGAAAGCCGTCATCCAATAAATGCAACTGCGGGCCGAATTTTTGCTCGGCATAAACGCCGGCGTCGTAGCGGCTCTCTCCCACGATTACGGGTACGTGCAATTTGCGGGCTATCAGCAGAGGTTCATCGCCAAATTCACGGGCGCTGCCGGCAGCATCAACCAGGCGCACGCCGCCCGTGGCGCGACCGTATCCGCGAGAGAGCACGTCGAATGGAATGCTGCGCGCCTTGAGCAGCTCTCCAAGCAAAATCAGGAAAGGAGTTTTGCCTGCACCTCCCATGGAAAGGCTGCCAACGCTTACCACCGGCCCGTGCAATCGGCCGGAAAAAAATCCGCTGTCGTACAGCAGATTGCGCACGGCAGTGATTGCGCCATAAGTGGCAGAAAAAGGGTTCACCGGATCGATTGCTCCCTGAGTGGCGGATTCACAACAGAAGAGCTAGTCATCAGTTCCTGCAGCGCTTTGGCAGTTCGCGCGGTGGCGCCGGTCTGAAGCTTCATGACTTCCGCGGCGCGCTGCCCCAGAGCTTCCCGTTCTGAAGTGTTTTCCAACAACTGCAAAACTACATTGCTCAAGTCGGCGTTGACGTTGCCCACGCGAAAGCCGTGCACCGTTTTAACCGCGTTTGCGGTTTGGAAGATGGCGACGATATCGCGAAAGTTTTCCATATGCGGCCCTACCAGGATGGGCACTCCAAAATAGGCCGGCTCGAGAATGTTATGCCCGCCTCGTGGAACCAGGCTACCGCCGACAAATGCAATGGTGGCCAGCGCGTAAAGAGCGGCCAGTTCGCCGATGCTATCCAGCAGCAGCACGCCTCCGCTCAACGACGCTTGCGGATCGAGCTGCGAGCGCCGCCAGAAATTCAAGCGCGTCAAGCCGGGCAAGTGAGGATAGGTCCCGGGCGGCACACCAAAAGAAGAGACAAGCTGCGCGACGGCATCGAAGCGCTCAGGATGGCGTGGCGCCAAAATCATTACTGCCTTGGGATATTTGCGCAGCACCTGCTGAAACATGCCCAGCAGCGGAAATTCTTCG
This genomic window contains:
- a CDS encoding glycosyltransferase family 9 protein codes for the protein MRAQPQWNRILVTRMSAMGDIIHSLPAVAALRQAFPSALIGWVIEDRWTDLISAPSASSQGRSPAQPLVDVVHRVNTRAWRSSPLSAATRKEIKTVIGELKKIGYDVVIDLQAAIRSAVLGRLSGARTRIGFAKPRESLAHLFYTQAVRTPAAHVVEQGMQLAESISGRNDLHIEFPFPRDVEAESWCAAELRRNGIGNFVMMNPGAGWGAKCWPVARYGALAKQFKQSGLATIANVGPGEETLAHEIEAASEGAAKAISCSLAQLIALTSRALLFVGGDTGPVHLAAAQNVPVVAIYGPTNPVRNGPYGPHGTNGNRIVVLRSAESKTSHARRSVPESGLLQITVEDVFSSASKLLGGLP
- a CDS encoding patatin-like phospholipase family protein; amino-acid sequence: ALLAFQDAAMPTHILAATSVGSINAASYASHSSSLVGNAESLIESWTQVSPPAMGIDWSRYILMLAGLVAATAGFFNALRGWLQEHGTFLHGSYPVLTWLSLMLAGISVLLLYDQMPYFFYVVSNFLHRGHWKPDMKKALRSLSANLLVWGFVYIFLNFTHLHFYSRVVQFDLSSRVLALVLVLLFVALWFVMRERLSLLSHRFLRMPLRSGLFPNYERTTFLRGRIAADRLRASPIRVIMTATDLDAGRANYFSNASPEELAGDPNVAQTFVRSEVVQPDDLLQAVIASSAFTIVYEAVPMLGRLWTDGGVITNQPIRPAVRLGADILFLVMVQPANAPDKSAVKTFMDAGVRAMDILMARNLKADLRLLDYINRMCVNYATGLNLRPEEIEIEMAGARFKYIKAFTISPRQPLAATSLDFDGEITSPTILEGYRDGQGAITEFLDYLGNLTTLRPRHLVKLVTEELAEKQTAR
- a CDS encoding DUF3108 domain-containing protein, producing MFSDLRRKIFVSCAGLLAGMVLSLLAQIHAQQPARSNSPQPARQEVVMENASRIAPPPGTYRFPLGTTFYYKAEWRLFSAGLGTLTIEPDPSGQYRVKATADATGFVARLFHVHDSFQSLFDPKTFCSAEITKNTEEGARRRNSKLQFDYGHRKAVWEELNPKTGEKRHLENDIPACSTDVLSGLFYVASLPLEPGKTYTFPINDGGKTIDLEMRVEAREQIKTDAGTFNTLRVQPEPNVALQRSKGHIWIWYSDDADRIPVQMRGRLGWGTITLHLVRIERPQATAAQAVTK
- a CDS encoding isoprenylcysteine carboxylmethyltransferase family protein, producing the protein MSAGWPAIARRIRVPLGFVLAIVYWWLAHPRWWSLIAGGCIALPGMWLRALASGHVQKNREVTSTGPYAYTRNPLYLGSIIMAAGFAVAARSLWIVVILVVLFLVIYVPVIRSEEAFLRSQFPDYEDYARRVPRLFPRLSKGAVSDSSKVDAGFSRELYLKHREYNSLLGAAVMIVSLIVKIVWFNQ
- the lpxK gene encoding tetraacyldisaccharide 4'-kinase, which translates into the protein MNPFSATYGAITAVRNLLYDSGFFSGRLHGPVVSVGSLSMGGAGKTPFLILLGELLKARSIPFDVLSRGYGRATGGVRLVDAAGSAREFGDEPLLIARKLHVPVIVGESRYDAGVYAEQKFGPQLHLLDDGFQHRALVRDFDIVLLTERDLKDRLFPMGRLREPLSSLNRSSAIVLMDRALDGRIETHDKFLWKADRSIRIGETPPGQIAFCGIARPNNFFRALQQSGLEPAATIAFRDHHVYTAKDIEHLLRQRDQKKVQGFVTTEKDAINLGAFAERLAPVFPVPVRMELQDADSAVESLLTTIATRPQATP
- a CDS encoding metal-dependent hydrolase, which gives rise to MDPLTHLLTGACMGRAGLNRKTALATITLAISAEIPDVDIAAFVKGPVVAFACHRGFTHTFLGVPFDAAFTLGTVYLFWRLFSRWNNRRKPVLKEPHEPDSPPPPWQVPRWGLLFIYACIGALSHILLDFTNAYGVRPFSPFYGKWYSWDIVSIIEPLLWAALILGLVVPALFGLINEEIGARGKRRQLRGRAGAIAALLFMVALWAVRDFEHRRALGSLETFLYEGAPPLRVSAYPYSINPFQWHGVVETKDAFKLLPVDSLTGEVDPQGTDSTRYKPEETPVTLAAKKSYLGRAFLSWAQYPITETEEHTDPAHAYTVRFIDLRYAYPGLTNTPLTGTVDLDQKLNVVHECFGQNCK
- a CDS encoding adenylyltransferase/cytidyltransferase family protein — its product is MSNSKIFSRQEISKQVAEWRAAGDSIVLTNGCFDLLHVGHVRYLHAAKELARRARVVVGLNSDASARALKGQGRPHTPENERAELLAALSDVDAVVIFPEPDVRALVREIRPDIHAKGTDYTAETVPERDVVIECGGRVEIVGDPKNHSSTEILRK
- the ligA gene encoding NAD-dependent DNA ligase LigA, producing the protein MAAGAKNPPGKGAAPQIEALREKIRYHEHRYYVLDNPEISDAEFDLLMKELKRLEAAHPELITSDSPTQRVGGKPREGFAKAEHSRPMLSLDNAYSEEELRDWGRRVYELSGQNKVAFVCELKLDGMSLALWYKNGTLERAISRGDGSIGEEITSNVRTMRSVPLSIDAKTLKKAGIPQDFEVRGEVLMPLKSFERMNEEREKNNLPKFANPRNAAAGTLRQLEPNIVAQRRLDFYAYFLLQKGNYFFDSHAKSLEALSAAGFKVNPNWTRAGSLDEVLDFIQKWEQKRDSLPYEIDGIVIKVDSTSIQQELGFTGKAPRWAIAYKYAARSGVTKIEDILVQVGRTGKLTPVAALSPVVIGGTTVTRATLHNQDEIERLGVKIGDWVMVERGGDVIPKVVRVLDDKDHPRGKKTFSMPERCPECGGKVVRVEGEADHRCVNVSCPAKIRESILHFASRSVMNIEGMGDALVNQLADRRLVKNVADIYQLTKDDLLKLERMGEKSAQNVLDEIEASKKLPLERVILGLGIRFVGERTAQFLAEHFGSMEAFMKASAEELEEVNEVGPRISESIIEFFQEPRNRKLVERLGDAGLQFRGVKKQRGTKLAGKTFVLTGTLAKHSRDEAKKLIEDAGGKVSGSVSKKTDYVVAGSDAGSKLDKARELGVKVIDEKGMLELV
- a CDS encoding PfkB family carbohydrate kinase, which gives rise to MTNKHTNTLAKIVEGLPRVTVSVLADLVADEFVFGEISRVSREAPVLILKHRERTVVPGGGANAIYNLAALDVNVLPVGVVGDDEPGRLLLQKFRQRRIPISGIQKIKGHTTVTKTRILAGMAHTSRQQVVRVDREPQGPLHRHVVRELILASRQYARAADAFLISDYGYGAATPEILNAIRSRGALDSMPITLDSRYRMLQYTGITAATPNEPEVEEALSLKIGADNAELMNAGKTLLQRMKLESLVITRGRDGMVAFSRDKKPVEIPISGSDQVTDVTGAGDTVIAVFTAALAAGADAESAARLANVAGGIVVMKRGTATVSRQELLEAIQKTES